Proteins encoded together in one bacterium window:
- a CDS encoding hydantoinase B/oxoprolinase family protein: MTAKKTRSLDAVEITLYSQMLSAVCEEMSVVLQRSAYSPNIKERRDFSTALFDADGGLAAQGTNIPVHLGSMPASVRAALDRFAFAPGDVVILNDPYSGGTHLPDITVVAPFYLEGKKEKPIAYLANRAHHADVGGMTGGSLPLSRELVQEGLIIPPVKLVRAGETDEAVLDLICANSRTPDERRGDIAAQLASLHRGAERLAAIMESSSADWPAVFAALSDYSHAAVKQLVRGFPADPVSAEDAIELPEGGRAAIRAEISRRRGSLVFDFTETDPQHPGPLNAVRAITESAVLYCIRCLLPPEIPSNAGLMRAICVSTMPGTIVDARPPAAVAGGNVETSQRIVDVVYQAIAKVFPSRIPAPSAGTMTNVTVSGIDPRTGAPFAYYETIGGGHGASPFGDGASARHSHMTNSLNTPVEALEAAYPLLVRRYAVRRGSGGAGKFRGGDGIIREIEFLCDAELSILSQRRESGPPGALGGGSGKPSAIYLIPAGGAPKRALPGCVSVRVRACDRLVIETPGGGGMETA, translated from the coding sequence ATGACGGCAAAGAAAACGCGCTCCCTCGACGCGGTCGAAATCACGCTTTATTCGCAGATGCTTTCCGCGGTCTGCGAGGAGATGAGCGTCGTCCTTCAGCGCTCGGCGTATTCGCCGAACATAAAAGAGCGCCGCGATTTTTCGACCGCGCTCTTCGACGCGGACGGCGGCTTGGCCGCGCAGGGGACGAACATCCCCGTGCATCTTGGCAGCATGCCGGCAAGCGTGCGCGCCGCGCTTGACAGGTTCGCGTTCGCGCCGGGCGACGTCGTGATACTTAACGATCCGTATTCCGGCGGGACGCACCTGCCGGACATCACCGTCGTCGCACCGTTTTATTTGGAAGGAAAAAAAGAAAAGCCGATCGCATATCTTGCAAACCGCGCGCACCATGCCGACGTCGGCGGAATGACCGGCGGCAGCCTGCCGCTCTCGCGCGAGCTCGTGCAGGAAGGGCTGATCATCCCGCCTGTGAAACTCGTACGCGCCGGCGAAACCGACGAAGCCGTTCTGGATTTAATCTGCGCCAACTCGCGAACGCCGGACGAGCGCCGCGGCGACATCGCGGCGCAGCTTGCATCGCTGCACCGCGGAGCGGAAAGGCTCGCCGCGATTATGGAAAGCTCGTCCGCGGACTGGCCCGCCGTCTTCGCGGCGCTTTCGGATTATTCGCATGCGGCCGTAAAACAGCTTGTCCGCGGATTCCCCGCCGATCCCGTTTCCGCCGAGGACGCGATCGAACTGCCGGAGGGGGGGCGCGCCGCGATCCGAGCGGAAATCTCGCGGCGGCGCGGTTCGCTCGTATTCGATTTCACGGAAACCGATCCGCAGCATCCCGGACCGCTGAACGCGGTGCGCGCGATTACCGAAAGCGCGGTGCTTTACTGCATCCGCTGCCTGCTCCCGCCCGAAATTCCGTCGAACGCGGGGCTGATGCGCGCCATATGCGTTTCCACTATGCCCGGAACGATCGTCGACGCCCGCCCGCCCGCGGCGGTAGCCGGAGGCAACGTCGAAACTTCGCAGCGCATCGTGGACGTTGTTTATCAGGCGATTGCGAAGGTCTTTCCAAGCCGTATCCCCGCGCCCTCCGCGGGAACGATGACGAACGTAACCGTATCCGGCATTGATCCGCGCACGGGCGCGCCGTTCGCATACTACGAAACAATCGGGGGCGGGCACGGCGCATCGCCTTTCGGAGACGGCGCGTCCGCGCGGCACTCGCATATGACGAACTCGCTCAACACGCCTGTCGAGGCGCTGGAAGCCGCGTATCCGCTTCTCGTGAGAAGGTACGCGGTGCGCCGCGGCTCCGGAGGCGCGGGCAAGTTCCGCGGAGGCGACGGGATAATCCGCGAAATCGAATTTCTCTGCGACGCGGAATTGTCCATCCTCTCGCAGCGGCGGGAATCCGGCCCGCCGGGCGCATTGGGCGGAGGAAGCGGCAAGCCGTCCGCGATTTATCTCATTCCCGCGGGCGGCGCACCGAAGCGCGCGCTCCCCGGCTGCGTTTCGGTGCGTGTCCGCGCGTGCGACAGGCTCGTCATCGAAACGCCGGGCGGCGGGGGAATGGAAACCGCGTGA
- a CDS encoding hydantoinase/oxoprolinase family protein has product MRPYNRHVRIGVDTGGTFTDFVWTEGGQRRSLKLHSTADDPARAVLDGISRIAAVAGGAIEIVYGTTVATNALLTRCGARVLLFTTAGMEDVLEIGRQDRPELYSLRPVIPPPLVPKQLRAGIAERLGPDGGAIMKLSSAEIERVVAKAKSEKPDAVAICLLYSYINSEHELALANALAKTLKVPVFTSCELDPYPREYERTSTTVIHAYLSRAVESAIASLTDSRARKPLNAELRLSLLTSSGGTAHAAQAIARPADLVLSGPAGGAVGAAAVAARAGARDFIGLDMGGTSTDVCLGLDGRVLEDAGGEIAGFPLRVPRLGVHTIGAGGGSIARAGAGGALVVGPESAGADPGPAAYGKGDFVTVTDANLALGRLPDDILLGGHTALDAARSRKYIARLAKSLSLSPEDCARGIIRIADEKMAQAVRKISQVRGYDPRGFTLVPFGGAGALHACGVAELLGMTRILVPTDAGCLSALGACATRPRRDAVETVMLMSDDRNAAVKIGRRFNSLAKTLSHNFDDFDAVPVFRDEAMCRYPGQSYELAVVPARGKGDWCKAISDAFHAEHERNYGYARPEMPVEIVALKVTAEIALPDDPGLWSRDAAGAIRVALPGGKAADASILKKGLRGPASIVDDTATCFVAHGWTACRYKSGHVWMERAK; this is encoded by the coding sequence ACGACTGTCGCGACGAACGCGCTTTTGACCCGGTGCGGCGCGCGCGTGCTGCTTTTCACGACCGCTGGAATGGAAGACGTTCTCGAAATCGGGCGGCAGGATCGCCCCGAGCTTTATTCGCTTCGTCCGGTCATTCCGCCGCCGCTCGTTCCGAAGCAGTTGCGCGCGGGAATAGCAGAGCGGCTCGGCCCGGATGGGGGCGCGATAATGAAATTGTCCTCCGCCGAAATCGAACGGGTTGTAGCGAAAGCGAAATCGGAGAAGCCCGACGCGGTCGCGATTTGCCTGCTCTACAGCTACATCAATTCCGAGCACGAACTGGCGCTTGCGAACGCGCTCGCGAAAACGCTGAAGGTTCCCGTTTTCACATCCTGCGAACTCGATCCGTACCCGCGCGAGTACGAGCGCACGAGCACGACGGTCATTCATGCGTACCTGTCGCGCGCGGTCGAGTCCGCGATCGCGTCGCTGACGGATTCACGCGCCCGCAAACCCCTCAACGCGGAATTGCGGCTGTCGCTTCTCACATCTTCCGGCGGCACGGCGCACGCGGCGCAGGCGATCGCGCGGCCGGCGGATCTTGTTTTATCCGGCCCCGCGGGCGGCGCGGTGGGCGCGGCGGCCGTCGCCGCGCGCGCGGGCGCGCGCGATTTCATCGGCCTCGACATGGGCGGCACATCCACGGACGTGTGCCTGGGTTTGGACGGCCGCGTTCTGGAAGACGCGGGCGGAGAAATCGCCGGATTCCCGCTGCGCGTTCCGCGCCTGGGCGTGCACACGATAGGCGCGGGAGGGGGGAGCATCGCGCGCGCGGGCGCGGGCGGCGCGCTCGTCGTCGGTCCCGAAAGCGCGGGCGCCGACCCCGGCCCGGCCGCGTACGGCAAAGGCGATTTCGTCACCGTCACCGATGCGAACCTCGCCCTTGGGCGGCTTCCGGATGACATACTGCTGGGCGGACACACCGCTCTCGACGCCGCGCGCTCGCGCAAATACATCGCGCGGCTCGCGAAGTCGCTTTCGCTTTCGCCGGAGGATTGCGCGCGCGGAATAATCCGCATCGCCGACGAGAAAATGGCGCAGGCGGTGCGCAAAATCAGCCAGGTGCGCGGCTACGACCCGCGCGGCTTCACACTCGTCCCGTTCGGCGGCGCGGGCGCGCTGCACGCATGCGGCGTCGCGGAATTGCTTGGAATGACCCGGATTCTCGTTCCCACCGATGCCGGATGCCTTTCGGCGCTCGGCGCGTGCGCGACGCGGCCGCGGCGCGACGCGGTTGAAACCGTCATGCTCATGTCCGACGACAGAAACGCGGCGGTGAAAATCGGGCGCAGGTTCAACTCGCTCGCGAAAACGCTTTCGCACAATTTCGACGATTTCGACGCTGTGCCCGTTTTCCGCGACGAGGCGATGTGTCGCTACCCGGGGCAGAGCTACGAGCTGGCCGTCGTCCCGGCGCGCGGGAAAGGGGATTGGTGCAAAGCCATCTCCGATGCATTCCACGCGGAGCACGAGCGCAACTACGGATACGCGCGCCCGGAAATGCCGGTCGAAATCGTCGCGTTGAAAGTAACCGCGGAAATCGCGCTTCCCGATGACCCGGGATTATGGAGCCGCGATGCGGCAGGTGCAATCCGAGTCGCGCTGCCCGGCGGAAAAGCCGCGGACGCGTCGATTTTGAAAAAAGGACTGCGCGGCCCGGCGTCCATTGTGGACGACACCGCGACATGCTTCGTCGCACACGGATGGACGGCGTGCCGCTATAAATCCGGACATGTGTGGATGGAGCGCGCGAAATGA